The Triticum aestivum cultivar Chinese Spring chromosome 7B, IWGSC CS RefSeq v2.1, whole genome shotgun sequence genome window below encodes:
- the LOC123163059 gene encoding ethylene-responsive transcription factor 1-like, which produces MCGGRLLTDIKVPTVTRKGLRLDDDEEDFEAELKEFEADSGDSDLELGHSGVAEKDDDEEVIKIKPSATIKRPLSQDDLSTMSTVGFDGPSERPAKRKRKNQFKGIRQRPSGKWVAEIRDPSNGVRVWLGTFNSAEEAARAYDVKARRIHGKKAKVNFLEEPTVQEPKAPKPSAGQEPIVTPAVNNHAIPNAFMYPSPDFASNQPLIQLDNVPFVSAMNSVVPVEDPVMNMYYEQGSNTFGCSDLGWEYYIKTPYISSMAPIFTIAEGAESALVQSNTYNSVVIAEGAEFALVQSNTYNSAVPPVMENDAIDFEDWMRFCMDDGTDEPIDSLLNFDVPRDVVDNMDLWNFDDMSIRGEFF; this is translated from the exons ATGTGCGGCGGACGGTTACTCACAGACATCAAGGTTCCCACGGTGACGCGGAAG GGACTCAGActggacgacgatgaggaggacttCGAGGCCGAATTAAAGGAGTTCGAGGCCGACTCTGGGGACTCTGACCTGGAGCTTGGGCATAGTGGGGTGGCTGagaaggacgacgacgaggaggtcaTCAAGATTAAGCCCTCTGCCACCATCAAGAGGCCCCTCTCCCAAG ATGACTTAAGCACCATGAGTACTGTTGGTTTTGATGGTCCTTCAGAAAGGCCAGCAAAAAGGAAGAGAAAGAACCAATTCAAGGGTATCCGTCAGCGCCCCTCGGGTAAATGGGTTGCTGAAATCAGAGATCCTAGCAACGGTGTCCGTGTCTGGCTCGGTACTTTCAACAGTGCTGAAGAAGCCGCAAGAGCTTATGATGTCAAAGCACGCAGGATCCatggcaagaaggccaaggttaaCTTTCTAGAGGAACCAACAGTTCAGGAACCCAAAGCACCCAAGCCAAGCGCAGGACAGGAACCTATCGTCACACCAGCAGTCAACAACCATGCTATACCAAATGCTTTCATGTACCCATCTCCTGACTTTGCATCAAACCAGCCACTTATTCAGCTTGATAACGTGCCATTTGTTTCTGCAATGAACTCCGTTGTCCCTGTTGAAGATCCTGTTATGAATATGTACTATGAGCAAGGAAGCAACACTTTTGGCTGCTCTGACTTGGGCTGGGAGTATTACATCAAGACTCCATATATATCATCCATGGCTCCCATTTTCACTATTGCTGAAGGAGCAGAATCTGCACTTGTCCAGAGTAACACCTACAACTCAGTGGTGATTGCTGAAGGAGCTGAATTCGCGCTTGTCCAGAGTAACACCTACAACTCGGCGGTGCCTCCTGTTATGGAGAATGATGCTATCGATTTCGAAGATTGGATGAGGTTCTGTATGGATGATGGCACCGATGAGCCGATTGATAGCCTTCTGAATTTTGATGTGCCTCGTGATGTCGTCGACAACATGGACCTTTGGAACTTTGATGACATGTCGATCCGTGGCGAATTTTTctga